A stretch of DNA from Dokdonia sp. PRO95:
AAAATGATGTACTATAAGATATTATGAGAGCATGGTAACTGCTCGTTTTAATCCAGTTACAAAGGTGTCTATTTCTTCCTTGGTATTATAAAAAGAAAAAGAAGCGCGTACTGTTCCTGGTATTTTATAATACTCCATAATAGGCTGTGCACAGTGATGACCAGTACGCACTGCAATGCCTAGTTTGTCAAGTATCGTCCCTATATCATAAGGGTGTATATTTCCTACATTAAAAGAAATAACGGCAGTTTTGTGTGCAGAAGTACCATAAATCTTTAGACCTTCTATTTCTAGTAATTTCTTCGTTCCATACTGTAAAAGCTCATCTTCATAGCTCGCTATGTTATCGAAGCCTATAGTGTTCATGTAATCGAGTCCTGCGGCTGTAGCAATCCCTCCACAAATGTTAGGCGTTCCGGCTTCAAATTTGTGAGGTAAACCAGCATAGGTGGTTTTTTCAAAACTTACTTGATCTATCATCTCGCCACCACCTTGATAAGGAGGTAGTTTAGTAAGCCATTCTTCTTTTCCGTATAGAATTCCCACTCCAGTAGGGCCGCAAATTTTATGTGCAGAACATACGTAGAAGTCGGCGTCTAGTGCTTGTACATCTGGTTTGATGTGAGGAGTAGCTTGTGCGCCATCTATAAGAACTGCAGCACCTACTTTATGAGCTTCCTCAATGATGTGCTCTATAGGGTTTATAGTTCCTAATGCGTTAGATACGTGGTTTACAAAGACTAGTTTTAAGTTAGGAGATAACGCTTTCGCGAAAGCGTCCATATCCAGCTCACCACTTTCTGTCTGAGGTATTACTTTAAGTATAGCTCCAGTTTTTTCGCAAAGCATTTGCCATGGTACAATGTTACTATGGTGCTCTAGTGCCGAAACTAAAACCTCTTCACCTTCTTTTAGTATTGAGGCAAAACCATGTGCCACAAGATTAATAGCATGTGTAGTTCCTGCAGTGAGAATGATCTCGTAAGGCTTTGCTGCGTTAAAATGCTTTTGAATTTTAATACGCGCCTCCTCATAAGCGTCTGTTGCTTCTTGAGAAAGTGAGTGTACGCCGCGATGGATATTTGCATTATAGTTTGAGTAGTAGTCTACAATAGCATCTATAACCACTTGTGGTGTTTGTGAAGTGGCGGCATTATCAAAATAAATAAGCGGATTTCCATTTACTTCTCTTTTGAGAATAGGGAAGTCATTGCGTATTTTCTTAACGTCTAGCATAGCATTTTTCTTTGTTACAAAGATACAAACTGGACTACTTTTAGGCTACTCCAGTATGTGTTGAGTTTAAAATGAAAAAGCCGTTACTGGAGAGTAACGGCTTTTAATATATGGTACTAATTACCTATTGCTCGAAGCCGATGTTTACACCGATTTTCTTAGCAATAAGTTTTGTGATTCTATCCTTTAACTGAGGGATTTTTACACTTGACAGCACTGTGTTTGCAAAAGCATACATCAATAAAGCACGCCCTTCTTTCTCTGCTATACCACGTGATTGTAAATAGAACAGAGCACTCTCGTCTAGTTGACCTATGGTACAACCATGAGAACAACGTACATCATCTGCAAAAATCTCTAATTGAGGTTTTGAGTTGATAGTTGCAGTGTCATCTAATAAAATGTTGTTATTAGATTGGTAAGCATTTGTTTTTTGAGCTTCTTTCTCAACAACTACTTTCCCATTAAATACACCTACAGATTTATCTGCAAAAATACCTTTGTAATCCTGGTGGCTCTCGCAGTTAGGGGTAATGTGGTGTACTAGTGTGTTGTGGTCTACGTGCTGTTTTCCTTCTATAATCGTAATACCTTTAAGGATAGAGTCCATGTACTCTCCTTTTTGATAAAAGTTAAGGTTGTTACGAGTGATGTTTCCACCTAGAGAAAAAGTATGTACAGAAACAATACTTTCTTTGTGCTGCTCTATCTCTGTAGTATCTACAAGGGAAGCACTTAGGTTATCGTTCTGAATCTTATAGTAATCTACAAGCGCTCTTTTGTCTGCAAAGATTTCTGTTACAACATTAGTAAGCACTTTCTTGTCTGTAAGACTCTGGTGGCGCTCTATAATTTGTACTTCAGAATTTTCTTCGGCAACAATAAGGTTACGTGGTTGTAGCATCATTGCATCATTTGCTCCTGTAGCAAAGTGTACAATCTGGATAGGCTTTTGTGCTACTTTTCCTTTTGGGATGTAAATGTAAGCACCATCTTTTGCAAATGCAGTGTTAAGAGAATCCATAGATTCACCCTTTGCAATCTTATTAAAGTAAACGTCTATAACTTGTTTGTACTTTGGCTTTGATAGTGCTGCACCCATTGTACATACATCAATACCATCATGCGTAGTTTCTGAAAGAAATGAGCTATAAACCCCATCTACAAAAACGATTTTATAAGTGTCTACATCATTAAGAAAATACTGCTTTACATCTTTAAAGTCTAGTGCAGCTTCTTTACTAGGGAAGATGTTGTAATCTTCCTTAAGAATGCTGTTAAGAGATGTGTATTTCCAGTTTTCTAATTTCTTTGTAGGAAACCCTTCTGCTTCAAAAGTCTTGATGGCCTCGTTACGAATGTCGTATATATGAGAATCTGCATCAATACTTTCTTGAAGTACGATATGGTTACTTACTAATTTATCTTTTAAACTCATCTTTTCTAAGTTATGAATCTAGACAGTTAAGTATAAGGGATATTTTTATTGGGCATATCTCTTATGAGTTGTCTAAACGTATTACGCTCCCACTTCTTCTTTTAACCAGTCGTATCCTTTTTCTTCAAGTTCAAGAGCAAGCTCTTTTCCTCCAGAACGTACAATTTTACCATTCATAAGAACGTGTACAAAATCTGGAACGATATAGTCTAGAAGACGCTGGTAGTGAGTGATCACTAGTACTGCGTTGTCTTTGCTCTTTAATTTATTTACGCCATTTGCAACAATACGTAGTGCATCTATGTCAAGACCAGAATCCGTTTCGTCTAGAATAGCGAGTTTAGGCTCTAGCATTGCCATTTGGAAAATCTCATTACGCTTCTTCTCTCCTCCAGAAAACCCTACGTTTAATGATCTAGAAAGAAACTTACG
This window harbors:
- a CDS encoding cysteine desulfurase; protein product: MLDVKKIRNDFPILKREVNGNPLIYFDNAATSQTPQVVIDAIVDYYSNYNANIHRGVHSLSQEATDAYEEARIKIQKHFNAAKPYEIILTAGTTHAINLVAHGFASILKEGEEVLVSALEHHSNIVPWQMLCEKTGAILKVIPQTESGELDMDAFAKALSPNLKLVFVNHVSNALGTINPIEHIIEEAHKVGAAVLIDGAQATPHIKPDVQALDADFYVCSAHKICGPTGVGILYGKEEWLTKLPPYQGGGEMIDQVSFEKTTYAGLPHKFEAGTPNICGGIATAAGLDYMNTIGFDNIASYEDELLQYGTKKLLEIEGLKIYGTSAHKTAVISFNVGNIHPYDIGTILDKLGIAVRTGHHCAQPIMEYYKIPGTVRASFSFYNTKEEIDTFVTGLKRAVTMLS
- the sufD gene encoding Fe-S cluster assembly protein SufD, translating into MSLKDKLVSNHIVLQESIDADSHIYDIRNEAIKTFEAEGFPTKKLENWKYTSLNSILKEDYNIFPSKEAALDFKDVKQYFLNDVDTYKIVFVDGVYSSFLSETTHDGIDVCTMGAALSKPKYKQVIDVYFNKIAKGESMDSLNTAFAKDGAYIYIPKGKVAQKPIQIVHFATGANDAMMLQPRNLIVAEENSEVQIIERHQSLTDKKVLTNVVTEIFADKRALVDYYKIQNDNLSASLVDTTEIEQHKESIVSVHTFSLGGNITRNNLNFYQKGEYMDSILKGITIIEGKQHVDHNTLVHHITPNCESHQDYKGIFADKSVGVFNGKVVVEKEAQKTNAYQSNNNILLDDTATINSKPQLEIFADDVRCSHGCTIGQLDESALFYLQSRGIAEKEGRALLMYAFANTVLSSVKIPQLKDRITKLIAKKIGVNIGFEQ